ATGTAGAAAATGAATTCATCTTTTTAGAAAGCTGGTTCAGGTTCACACCAATCCTATTCAATTCATAGTCCAGCTTTTTCAGCCGATCTTTTGTCTCCGGATCGAAGTGAACTTCCTTCTTAACTGATCTCCGAAATATGGCATAGCGTAAATAATCACTCCGGCATCCAAACTTTCCGGTACGCACCAAACTATCCAATCGCTGCTTTTCCTCCTTCGTGAGAAGCAACCGGATAATCTCGGTTCGTTTTTCGTGCTCCGGTAATTTTGGTCGCATATTTTACTTTCGTTTTGCTTTTTTTGGGGAGGGGACTGCAAGTTGGTTTGGTCAAAACCAGGGGCTCCTGCCAGACAAGATACTGAAGGTTTTTATGGTAATAAAAACACATCTTGCAGTCCCCTCCCCCCGTAGTTATTTCTTACTGACTTTTCGTGGTCTTTTCAGGTCGGGGAATTCCAAATTGTATCCTTGAAAAAGTCAATCGTTACTGAAT
Above is a genomic segment from uncultured Draconibacterium sp. containing:
- the mobC gene encoding plasmid mobilization relaxosome protein MobC, which encodes MRPKLPEHEKRTEIIRLLLTKEEKQRLDSLVRTGKFGCRSDYLRYAIFRRSVKKEVHFDPETKDRLKKLDYELNRIGVNLNQLSKKMNSFSTYNVGDNDRQLLKQAFQMMMQCLAFLQKHLR